In Cheilinus undulatus linkage group 16, ASM1832078v1, whole genome shotgun sequence, one DNA window encodes the following:
- the LOC121523889 gene encoding kinesin heavy chain-like isoform X1 — protein MQDMEQKKRQVEESQDALTEELAKLQAHEKRHEMSGEEKEIIGRHDGDGDIKKTLEEQLENHREAHHKQLSPLRDQIKTSRGCWTSSQYSYSAVKKRPIRA, from the exons ATGCAGgacatggagcagaagaagagacaggtggaggagagccaggacgCTCTGACCGAGGAGCTCGCTAAGCTGCAGGCTCACG agaaaagacacgagatgtcaggagaggagaaggagatcATCGGCAGACACGATGGGGACGGGGACATAAAG aaaactctggaggagcagctggagaaccacagagaggctcaccacaaacagctgagcccACTGAGAGACCAGATCAAGACgagcagaggatgctggacGAGCTCACAAT acagtTACTCTGCCGTTAAAAAGCGCCCAATCAGAGCTTAG
- the LOC121523889 gene encoding kinesin heavy chain-like isoform X2 yields MQDMEQKKRQVEESQDALTEELAKLQAHEKRHEMSGEEKEIIGRHDGDGDIKKTLEEQLENHREAHHKQLSPLRDQIKTSRGCWTSSQF; encoded by the exons ATGCAGgacatggagcagaagaagagacaggtggaggagagccaggacgCTCTGACCGAGGAGCTCGCTAAGCTGCAGGCTCACG agaaaagacacgagatgtcaggagaggagaaggagatcATCGGCAGACACGATGGGGACGGGGACATAAAG aaaactctggaggagcagctggagaaccacagagaggctcaccacaaacagctgagcccACTGAGAGACCAGATCAAGACgagcagaggatgctggacGAGCTCACAAT tctga
- the LOC121523800 gene encoding gastrula zinc finger protein XlCGF57.1-like produces MSGFQALSVFPDEVHQLSVNKEVAYPEQQEKHAHLKIKDEPEELWSNPENVQIHRPEDDIIKFTFVPVPVKKEDDEEEPQSSQHSQKQIKESARCFDPERDLQQHSEVKTEDSSDPETDDSADWREMTEHQSGLKSVIESTTGAKIKKRLYIYSECGKRCKGEMGVIRRTVVHTKEKPFSCSKCGKRFPRRGNMIRHMKSHEGVKPFVCSLCGQRFTEKEYLTDHMRIHTGEKPFACSVCGKRFTRKRVLTRHMVVHTKEKPFPCTECGKRFTKKEYLTVHMRIHTGEKPFPCSVCGQRFSRNVSLTDHMRSHTGEKPFVCSECGQRFTHKTNLAVHMRVHTGEKPFACSVCGKRYTRTVGLTTHMVVHTKQKPFPCTECGKRFPHRSSMMKHRKSHKGVKPFVCSMCGQKFTEKGGFTDHMRVHTGEKPFVCSECGQRFTKNGNLKSHMRVHTGEKPFVCFVCGKRFTRKLGLTRHMVVHTKQKPFPCTECGKRFPHRGSMMKHMKSHK; encoded by the exons ATGTCCGGCTTTCAGGctctttcag tttttcctgATGAGGTCCATCAGCTGTCAGTGAACAAAGAAGTGGCATACCCTGAGCAGCAGGAGAAGCATGCGCATCTGAAAATTAAAGATGAACCTGAGGAACTGTGGAGCAATCCAGAGAACGTGCAAATTCACAGGcctgaagatgacatcatcaagttcacttttgttcctgtccctgtgaagaaagaggatgatgaagaggaaCCTCAGTCTTCACAGCATTctcaaaaacaaatcaaagagtCAGCCAGGTGCTTTGATCCAGAGAGAGATTTACAACAACATTCTGAGGTCAAGACTGAAGACTCTTCTGATCCAGAGACTGATGACAGCGCTGATTGGAGGGAGATGACAGAACACCAGTCAGGTTTAAAGTCAGTCATTGAAAGCACAACAGGAGCAAAGATTAAAAAGAGATTGTACATCTACTCAGAGTGTGGAAAAAGATGTAAGGGTGAAATGGGTGTGATTAGACGCACGGTTGTTCATACCAAagaaaaacccttcagctgtTCAAAATGTGGGAAGAGATTTCCCCGGCGAGGCAATATGATAAGACACATGAAATCTCACGAAGGAGTGAAACCTTTTGTCTGCTCTTTGTGTGGTCAGAGATTTACCGAAAAAGAATATTTAACTGatcacatgagaattcacacaggagagaaaccatttgcATGCTCAGTGTGTGGCAAAAGATTTACCCGTAAAAGAGTTTTGACCAGACATATGGTAGTTCACACTAAAGAAAAACCCTTCCCCTGCACAGAGTGTGGGAAGAGATTTACCAAAAAAGAATATTTAACTGttcacatgagaattcacacaggagagaaaccctttccctgctctgtgtgtggtcAGAGATTTAGTCGAAATGTAAGTTTAACAGATCACATGAGATCTCACACAGGTGAAAAACCTTTTGTCTGCTCTGAATGTGGTCAAAGATTTACCCACAAAACAAATTTAGCTGTTCACATGAGggttcacacaggagagaaaccttttGCTTGTTCTGTGTGCGGCAAAAGATATACCCGTACAGTAGGTTTGACCACACACATGGTTGTTCATACGAAACAAAAACCCTTCCCCTGCACTGAATGTGGTAAGAGATTTCCCCATAGAAGCAGTATGATGAAACACAGGAAATCTCACAAAGGAGTAAAACCTTTTGTCTGCTCTATGTGTGGTCAGAAATTTACCGAAAAAGGAGGTTTCACTGATCACATGagagttcacacaggagagaaaccctttgtctgctctgagtgtggtcagagatttaccaaaaatggaaatttaaagAGTCACATGAGGGttcacacaggtgagaaaccATTTGTCTGCTTTGTATGTGGCAAAAGATTCACCCGTAAACTAGGTTTAACCAGACACATGGTAGTTCATACTAAACAAAAACCCTTCCCCTGCACTGAGTGTGGGAAGAGATTTCCCCATAGAGGCAGTATGATGAAACACATGAAATCTCACAAATGA
- the LOC121523791 gene encoding zinc finger protein 37 homolog isoform X3: MSGFQALSVFPDEVHQLSVNKEAACSEQQEKSEHLKIKDEPEELWSNQENKQIHGLEGDIIKFTFVPVPVKREDDEEEPQSSQHSQKQTKARYFDPERDLQQHSKIKTEDSSDPETDDSTDWREMTEHQSGLKSVGESIEMSTKFPKKLYIYSECGKTCEGEMGVIRRMVVHTKEKPFSCSECGQRFPRRDNMMRHMKSHKGVKPFVCSECDMQPLQPSNGSTPFITLH, encoded by the exons ATGTCCGGGTTTCAGGctctttcag tttttcctgaTGAGGTCCATCAGCTGTCAGTGAATAAAGAGGCAGCATGCTCTGAGCAGCAGGAGAAGAGTGAGCATCTGAAAATTAAAGATGAACCTGAGGAACTGTGGAGCAATCAAGAGAACAAGCAAATTCACGGGCTAGAAGGTGACATCATCAAGTTCACTTTTGTTCCTGTCCCTGTGAAAAGagaagatgatgaagaggaacCTCAGTCTTCACAGCATTctcaaaaacaaaccaaagccAGATACTTTGATCCAGAGAGAGATTTACAACAACATTCTAAGATCAAGACTGAAGACTCTTCTGATCCAGAAACTGATGACAGCACTGATTGGAGGGAGATGACAGAACACCAGTCAGGTTTAAAGTCAGTCGGGGAAAGCATAGAAATGAGCACAAAGTTTCCAAAGAAATTGTATATCTACTCAGAGTGTGGAAAAACATGTGAGGGTGAAATGGGTGTGATTAGACGCATGGTTGTTCATACCAAagaaaaacccttcagctgctccgAGTGTGGTCAGAGATTTCCTCGACGAGACAATATGATGAGACACATGAAATCTCACAAAGGAGTGAAAccttttgtctgctctgagtgtg acatgCAGCCCCTACAACCCTCAAATGGCTCAACTCCATTTATTACTCTGCATTAA
- the LOC121523791 gene encoding gastrula zinc finger protein XlCGF57.1-like isoform X2 has translation MSGFKALSVFPDEVHQLSVNKEAACSEQQEKSEHLKIKDEPEELWSNQENKQIHGLEGDIIKFTFVPVPVKREDDEEEPQSSQHSQKQTKARYFDPERDLQQHSKIKTEDSSDPETDDSTDWREMTEHQSGLKSVGESIEMSTKFPKKLYIYSECGKTCEGEMGVIRRMVVHTKEKPFSCSECGQRFPRRDNMMRHMKSHKGVKPFVCSECGKKLAQKTSLAIHMRIHTGEKPFVCSECGQSFRQKTGLAMHMRTHTGEKPLACSVCGKRFTRKRGLTTHMVVHTKEKPFPCTDCGKIFTQKENLTGHMRIHTGEKPFVCSQCGQGFSQSGNLAVHMRIHTGEKPFACSVCGKRFYCEGHLTSHMVVHTKQKPFPCPECGKRFPHRVSMMRHMRSHKGVKPFVCSVCGQRFTLKGSLTVHMRIHTGVKPFVCSECGQRFSQKKSLSGHMRFHTGEKPFVCSECGQRFTQKRGLSDHMKIHIGEKLFVCSECGKRCTHQITLTRHMQIHTR, from the exons ATGTCCGGCTTTAAGGctctttcag tttttcctgaTGAGGTCCATCAGCTGTCAGTGAATAAAGAGGCAGCATGCTCTGAGCAGCAGGAGAAGAGTGAGCATCTGAAAATTAAAGATGAACCTGAGGAACTGTGGAGCAATCAAGAGAACAAGCAAATTCACGGGCTAGAAGGTGACATCATCAAGTTCACTTTTGTTCCTGTCCCTGTGAAAAGagaagatgatgaagaggaacCTCAGTCTTCACAGCATTctcaaaaacaaaccaaagccAGATACTTTGATCCAGAGAGAGATTTACAACAACATTCTAAGATCAAGACTGAAGACTCTTCTGATCCAGAAACTGATGACAGCACTGATTGGAGGGAGATGACAGAACACCAGTCAGGTTTAAAGTCAGTCGGGGAAAGCATAGAAATGAGCACAAAGTTTCCAAAGAAATTGTATATCTACTCAGAGTGTGGAAAAACATGTGAGGGTGAAATGGGTGTGATTAGACGCATGGTTGTTCATACCAAagaaaaacccttcagctgctccgAGTGTGGTCAGAGATTTCCTCGACGAGACAATATGATGAGACACATGAAATCTCACAAAGGAGTGAAAccttttgtctgctctgagtgtggtaagaAATTGGCCCAAAAAACAAGTTTAGCTAttcacatgagaattcacacaggagagaaaccatttgtctgctctgagtgtggtcagAGTTTTAGACAAAAAACAGGTTTAGCTATGCACATGAGgactcacacaggagagaaaccattagCTTGCTCAGTGTGTGGCAAAAGATTTACCCGTAAAAGAGGTTTGACTACACACATGGTAGTTCATACTAAAGAAAAACCCTTCCCCTGCACTGACTGTGGTAAGATATTTAcccaaaaagaaaatttaactggtcacatgagaattcacacaggagagaaaccatttgtCTGCTCTCAGTGTGGTCAGGGATTTAGCCAAAGTGGAAATTTAGCTGttcacatgagaattcacacaggagagaaaccgtttgcctgctctgtttgtggtaaaagattttaCTGTGAAGGACATTTGACCTCACACATGGTAGTTCATACTAAACAAAAACCCTTCCCCTGCCCTGAGTGTGGGAAGAGATTTCCCCATAGAGTCAGTATGATGAGACACATGAGATCTCACAAGGGGGTAAAACCTTttgtctgctctgtgtgtggtcAGAGATTTACACTAAAAGGAAGTTTAACTGttcacatgagaattcacacaggagtgAAACCATTTGTCTGCTCCGAGTGTGGTCAGAGATTCtcccaaaaaaaaagtttaagtgGTCACATGAGatttcacacaggagagaaaccatttgtCTGCTCGGAGTGTGGTCAGAGATTCACCCAAAAAAGAGGTTTAAGTGATCATATGAAAATTCACATAGGAGAGAAActgtttgtctgctctgagtgtggcaaAAGATGCACCCATCAAATAACTTTGACCAGACATATGCAAATTCATACCAGATAA
- the LOC121523791 gene encoding gastrula zinc finger protein XlCGF57.1-like isoform X1, producing MSGFQALSVVPDGVHHLSVNKEAACPELQERGKHLKIKDEPEELWSNPENEQIHRLEDDIIKFMFVPVPVKTEDDEEEPQSSQHYRKQTKESARYFDPERDLQQYSEVKTEDSSDPETDDSADWREMTEHQPHLKSAMESTNTGAKIQKKLYIYSECGKRCKDERGLIRRMVVHTKEKPFSCSECGQRFPRRGNMMRHMKSHDGVKPFVCSVCGQKFTQKTSLAIHMRSHTGEKPFVCSECGQRFTQKTSLAIHMRSHTGEKPFACSVCGKRFTRKRGLTTHMVVHTKEKPFPCTECGKRFPHRGSMMKHMKSHKGVKPYVCSECGKRFTQKENLTSHMRIHTGEKPFVCSECGQGFSQSGSLTVHMRIHTGEKPFACSVCGKRFNCEGHLSSHMIVHTKEKPFPCPECGKRFPHRGSMMRHMRSHKGEKPFVCPECGQRFTLKGGLTVHMRIHTGEKPFVCSKCGQRFARKGGLTVHMRFHTGEELFVCSECGKRYTHQSTLTRHMQIHQRKTFQSPSVW from the exons ATGTCCGGGTTTCAGGctctttcag TTGTTCCTGATGGGGTCCATCACCTGTCAGTGAATAAAGAAGCAGCATGCCCTGAGCTGCAGGAGAGGGGCAAGCATCTGAAAATTAAAGATGAACCTGAGGAACTGTGGAGCAATCCAGAGAACGAGCAAATTCACAGGCtagaagatgacatcatcaagtTCATGTTTGTTCCTGTCCCTGTGAAGACagaagatgatgaagaggaacCTCAGTCTTCACAGCATTATCGAAAACAAACCAAAGAGTCAGCCAGGTACTTTGATCCAGAGAGAGATTTACAACAATATTCCGAGGTCAAGACTGAAGACTCTTCTGATCCAGAGACTGATGACAGCGCTGATTGGAGGGAGATGACAGAACACCAGCCACATTTAAAGTCAGCCATGGAAAGCACAAACACAGGAGCAAAGATTCAAAAGAAATTGTATATCTACTCAGAGTGTGGAAAAAGATGTAAGGATGAAAGGGGTTTGATTAGACGCATGGTTGTTCATACTAAagaaaaacccttcagctgctccgAGTGTGGTCAGAGATTTCCCCGACGAGGCAATATGATGAGACACATGAAATCTCACGATGGAGTAAAACCTTttgtctgctctgtgtgtggtcAGAAATTTACCCAAAAAACAAGTTTAGCTATTCACATGAGGtctcacacaggagagaaaccatttgtctgctctgagtgtggtcagagatttacacaaaaaacaagttTAGCTATTCACATGAGGtctcacacaggagagaaaccatttgcTTGCTCTGTTTGTGGCAAAAGATTTACCCGTAAAAGAGGTTTGACCACACACATGGTAGTTCATACTAAAGAAAAACCCTTCCCCTGCACTGAGTGTGGTAAGAGATTCCCCCATAGAGGCAGTATGATGAAACACATGAAATCTCATAAAGGGGTAAAACCTTACGTCTGCTCAGAGTGTGGTAAGAGATTTACCCAAAAAGAAAATTTGACTAGTCACATGAGAAtacacacaggagagaaaccatttgtctgctctgagtgtggtcagGGATTTAGCCAAAGTGGAAGTTTAACTGTccacatgagaattcacacaggagagaaaccgtTTGCTTGTTCTGTTTGTGGCAAGAGATTTAACTGTGAAGGACATTTGAGTTCACACATGATAGTTCATACCAAAGAAAAACCCTTCCCCTGTCCTGAGTGTGGTAAGAGATTTCCCCACAGAGGCAGTATGATGAGACACATGAGATCTCACAAAGGAGAGAAGCCTTTCGTCTGCCCTGAGTGTGGTCAGAGATTTACCCTAAAAGGAGGTTTAACTGttcacatgagaattcacacaggagagaaaccatttgtCTGCTCCAAGTGTGGTCAGAGATTTGCCCGAAAAGGAGGTTTAACTGTTCACATGAGATTTCACACAGGTGAGGAActgtttgtctgctctgagtgtggcaaAAGATACACCCATCAATCAACTTTGACCAGGCATATGCAAATTCACCAGAGAAAAACCTTTCAGTCACCCTCAGTGTGGTGA
- the LOC121523858 gene encoding gastrula zinc finger protein XlCGF8.2DB-like, producing MSGFQALSVFPVGVQQLSVSKDDVFPRQQEESSSLNQEISKHLKIKDEPDELWCNQARERIHGLEEDDMKLTFVPVPVKSEDDEEKPQSSQFYQEQTKQLESGADGEDCGDTDRDLQQQSEVNTDESSDPETDDSADWRDMTEDQSDFKAMDKSRKRKATTKNKLHNCSECGKGFNGKIDLTRHMVVHTKEKLFSCSVCDQRFTQKGSVTVHMRIHTGEKPFGCSVCGKRFNSKRALTTHMVVHTREKPFSCSVCGQRFTQKGSVTAHMRIHTGEKPFGCSVCGMQFSRDVSLTTHMVVHTKDKPYSCSECGQRFTRRNSVTKHMRTHEGIKPFGCSLCGQKFTQKGSVTVHMRIHTGEKPFVCSQCGKRFNNKMNLTRHMVVHT from the exons ATGTCCGGGTTTCAGGCTCTTTCAG tttttcctgtGGGGGTCCAGCAGCTGTCAGTGAGTAAAGACGATGTTTTCCCCAGGCAGCAGGAGGAGAGCTCCAGTTTGAACCAGGAGATTAGCAAGCATCTGAAAATTAAAGATGAACCTGACGAACTGTGGTGCAATCAAGCAAGAGAGCGAATTCATGGGCTAGAGGAGGATGATATGAAGCTGACTTTTGTTCCTGTCCCTGTGAagagtgaagatgatgaagagaaacctcagTCCTCACAGTTTTATCAAGAACAAACCAAACAGTTAGAAtcaggagctgatggagaggactgtgggGATACAGATAGAGATTTACAACAACAATCTGAGGTCAACACTGATGAATCTTCTGAtcctgagactgatgacagcgCTGATTGGAGGGATATGACAGAAGACCAGTCAGACTTTAAGGCAATggacaaaagcagaaaaaggaaaGCAACAACTAAAAATAAGTTGCATAACTGTTCAGAGTGTGGAAAGGGGTTTAATGGTAAAATAGATTTGACTAGACACATGGTAGTTCATACCAAAGAGAAACTCTttagctgctctgtgtgtgatCAAAGATTTACACAAAAAGGAAGTGTGACTGttcacatgagaattcacacaggagagaaaccatttggTTGCTCTGTGTGTGGCAAAAGATTTAACAGTAAACGAGCTTTGACGACACACATGGTCGTTCATACCAGagaaaaacccttcagctgctctgtgtgtggtcAGAGATTTACACAAAAGGGAAGCGTGACCGcacacatgagaattcacacaggagagaaaccttttGGTTGTTCTGTGTGTGGAATGCAATTTAGTCGTGATGTTAGTTTGACCACACATATGGTAGTTCATACCAAAGACAAACCGtacagctgctctgagtgtggtcagAGATTTACCCGGAGAAACAGTGTGACAAAACACATGAGAACTCACGAAGGAATAAAACCTTTTGGCTGCTCTCTGTGTGGACAGAAATTTACCCAAAAAGGAAGTGTAACTGttcacatgagaattcacacaggagagaaaccatttgtCTGCTCTCAGTGTGGCAAAAGGTTTAACAACAAAATGAATTTGACCAGACACATGGTAGTTCATACCTGA